CTATTTTTATTTTTTCTCCCTGATTTTTCAAGCTTTGAAAATATTCTTTTGTTTCTTTTTCAACAGAAATAGCAGGAGCGCTCTTTCCAAGCTCAATAAGTCCATGGAAATCTATGGTCTCCTCCATACGCTTGGCAAGCTTTCCAAGCTTTTCCTTGAAATCCTGTATTTCATTAGGCATTACAAGCCCTAAATGGCGGCTTTCAATGACACAGTCTGTTACCACAGGAACATAGCCATATACTTTTATTCCCAGCTTTGTTTCAATCATTTCTTTTACTCTGGGATACAGCATGGAAGAAATCTGGTTCAGCAGTACGCCTTTGATGTTGCTGTCCGGCATAAAATTCACAAATCCCTGAATAAAGGGAAGAATAGAGACGCTCATTCCTTTACAATTAACAATCAGCACCACAGGTGTCTGTGTCACCTTTGCCAAATCATAGGCGCTTGCCCTTGTGGTTGTTCCGCCTACGCCGTCATAATAGCCCATAACACCTTCCATTACGGCAATGTCACAGTCTTCCAGATTTCGTTTTAATAAATATCTGGTTCTGTCCGGCGTGGTAAAAAAAGTATCTAAATTTCGGGATTTTGTTCCGATTACCTTTGTGTGAAACATAGGGTCAATATAATCCGGCCCACACTTAAAAGAGGCTGTTTGAAGTCCTCTGTTTTTCAATGCCTGTAAAATCCCACAGGTAATCAGGGTTTTTCCGCTGCCGCTCGCACCGGCTGTTAAAAGAAAACGAGCTGTACTCATAGTTCTATCCTCTCTGCTGACAATTTCCCGTACAGGAAATAATATAAATGGGGTTTTCGCCCATCATCATGTGATATCTGCCGACTGTTTTTGATTTGCTCACAGTCATCTGCACAATTTCTGTGTCCGTTACAGGCAGGGTTTTCAAACACTCCAAAGCTTCTGACACGCTCTCCAAGGCAATACAGTTAATAACTATGCGAACCTTTGAATTTTTCTCTAAAAGCAGTTCCATAATTTCCTTCATATTTCCGGAAGATCCCCCGATAAAGGCATGGGTAGGCGCTTCTAAAGCTTTCATTGCTTCCGGAGCCAGTCCTTCTATAATCTCCAGATTATCCGCCTGAAACTGCTCTTTGTTTTTCTTTAAAAGCTCCACTGCCAGTTCTTTTTTTTCAATGGCATATACTTTTCCCTTATAAGCCCTCAGCGCCATTTCGATTGCCACAGAGCCTGTACCTGCCCCTATGTCATAGCATACAGAGTTTTCAAAAAGTCTCAGCTTGGAAAGAGACACCGTTCGAACCTCTTCCTTTGTCATGGGAACCTTATCTCTTAAAAATTCTTCATCTCTTATGCCGTGGGTTGCCGACTGCTGCCTGTAATTTTCATTTTCCACATATAAAACGCTTAAGCTGTCGCCTTCATAGTCTGCAAAGGTCTCAGGCGTTCCCTTTTGGATTTTTTCATCTGCATAAGACAGCCGTTCTCCAACATAGAGAACCACCTCATCCATCCCATAAGCCAGCAGTTTTTTTGCAAGCTCAGAAACGCTGTCATTCTTTCCTAAAATAGAAAAAACCTTTTTATTTTGTCTGATAAGAGAAAGCAAATTGGCTTCTTCTCCATGATTGCTGGTTAAAACTGTATCATCCCATGATTTCTGAATACGGCTCATAAAATATGCCACCGAAGAAATTCCGCAGATTACCTTTACCTGATTTCCCAAAACCGCAAGAAGCTTTTTGGCCCCACTGTGAAATCCCACATCTCCGGATAAAACCACGGCGATTTTTTCATATTCCGGATGCTCCTGTATGTATGATGCAATTTTTTCACTGTTATATTCCACGTAAATATCCTGCTCTTTTTTTTCACAGGACTCCAACATTCTGGAAGCGCCGATTAGTAAATCCGCTTCCTGTATGGTTTTTTCTGCCTCTTTTGTAAGACTGTCTGTATTTCCCATTCCAATTCCTACAAGGGAAATCTCTGCCTGTGACGGCAATGAAAAGCTTCTGCATAAAATCCGTTTACATTCCTGTAAGGAAACTCCTGTTTCTTTTAAAGGCCGCCCCACCACAACAAGGGTGCATCCGCAAGCTCTGGCTGCTTCCAGCTTTTCCAGAAAACCGCCGCTTTTACCGGACATTTTTGTTACCATGTATTTACAATTCAGCTGGCGAAGCATGGCAATATTAAATTCCTTTGAAAAAGGTCCCTGCATGCAGAGCAGATTTTTTCCCTGAAAGCCCAAGCGGGAACATTCTTCTACTACGTTTGGCAGAGAAAGAACCCGAAGAAAAACACGGTTTTCAAAGTCAGAAAGCACTGTATATTTTGCAGCTTCCTTACTCCCTGTAGTTGCCAGAATATTTCCTGTTGTTTTTCCAAGATAATCAACTGCCGCTTCCACGGTTTCAACATAAACATAGTCCCCTAAATCAGCATTTTCCTGATTTTCCCGAAGAACCCTTAAATATTCTGCGCCTGTATTTTCACATGCGGCTTTTATATTTTTTGTCACCTCCGCAGCATAAGGATGCGTGGCGTCAATAACAAGTGGTTTGTTATTTTTTAAAATCAATTCTTCTATCTGTTCCTGATTGAGCCGCTCATGAGAAATTTCCAGATTTTCATTCTCTCCTAAAAGCTGTTCTCCATATTCCGTTGCCACACAGATATGGGCAGGAACCTGTCTTTTTTCCAGAAACTGTGCAAGCTGCCTGCCTTCGGTAGTTCCTGCAAAAACAATTACTTTACACATTTTTATAGCCTCTTGGCGTTACCATTTTGCCCTGAATATTCATTGTCTGTGAATTTCCGATGAAAACAGTGGTAAACATGTCTACCTTTGTATCACGAAGCTCTTTTAAGGTCATGACCTGCATGTGCTCTCCGTCTCTGCCGATATTTCCCACAATTCCGCATACGGTTTCCGGTGACTGATGCTGCATCATCAAATCGCAGGCTTTTTGCAAGTAATCATGTCTCTTTTTACTGGACGGATTATATAAACAAATCACAAAATCCGCTTTTGCCGCATTTAAAAGTCTTGCCTCAATCTTTTCCCAAGGTGTTAATAAATCACTTAAACTGATAAGGCAGAAGTCGTGGATAAGAGGCGCTCCCAACACAGCAGCTCCGCCGGTTGCCGCAGTCACGCCGGGAATAATCTCCAGTTCCACTTCCGGATATTTCACACCGATTTCATACATCAGCCCTGACATTCCGTAAACACCTGCATCTCCGCTGCAAATCATGGATACGGTCTTGCCCTTCATGGCTTCCTCAAATGCCATAACACAGCGGTCTACCTCTTTCTTCATAGGTGTTGTCAAAAATTCTTTTCCGCTGAAATGTTCTTTCACCAAATCTACGTATACGGTATATCCAATAATTACGTCACTGTTCTTTAAAGCATTTGCTGCCTCGATTGTCATTTTTTCATAAGCGCCGGGACCAATTCCCACAACATATAATTTATTCAAAGTTCACACTCCATTTCTTCATAGCCAGCGCCACTGTCACGCCGTCCTTTGCATATTTTCTCTGTATCAGTCTGCCTTTTCCGTCCTTACTGCTACCTAAAAGCGCCGCTCTTTCACAGACATTATCTACGCCTGTCACATTCTCCACGAACTGAGAGCTGGCATAAGTGCCTTCTACCTCCTGAAGCTCTTCCGCAGTATAAGTAATAAACGGGATTTTCCGCTCCTTGCAATATTCCAGAATACCCGCCTCTTCCTTCTTCAAATCAATACTTGCCACCTGCTCCATAGCCACAGAAGGAATTAAAAGCTCATCGCAGGCTCTGCGTACAACGCTTTCTACGGTTTCCTTATCTGTTCCTTTTTTACATCCCAGACCTGTGGTAATTACTCTTGGAATTAAATATAAGGTATGCACAAACGGATGCTCCAAATATCCTGTGGTAACACAAATACCAATCTCCGGTTTTTCTTCATCCTCCTTCTGACAGAGCTTTAACTCATCCGGAATTTCTCCCAGCCATGGAAAATCACTGACAAATCCAACTTCCTTTCCTGCCAGAAGAGCCGCTGAAATTTCCTTTGCCAATTCCATATCGGAAATAAAGCAGCCGTTTTTCTTGGCAAAAACATCTACCGCAAACTTATCGTTTAAATCGGTGGCTGTTGTAATAACCGGCTGGGCACGAAGAATTTCTGCAATTTCTTCCGTAAGCTCATTTGCGCCGCCAATGTGTCCGGAAAGAAGAGAAATGGCAAACTGTCCCTGTTCGTCCACGACCACCACAGCCGGGTCTATCTTTTTGCTTTTTACAAAAGGAGCAATACTTCTTACCGCAATGCCGCAGGCTCCTACAAACACAATGGCATCACAATCCTCAAATCTTCTTCCTGTCCACTCTTTAATAGACTCGTCCACAGGTTTTGCAAACTGCTTCACACTTCTGAAATCCTGAGAGTCCTCATCCAGCTGAGACTCATCTAAAACCTTTTTCGTATATTTACTTTTGGTGTAGGATGCCACCTCATAAGAACGTTCTTTTAATACCCAGTAAAGCATTTCGCTTAACCGATATCCCGACTGACTGAAACTGATTATTGCTATTTTCATTTTCTACAATCCTTTCTTACTGTAAAAACCTTCCTGCTTATCTGCTTACAAATCTGTTCCCTTGCGAAACTCCGTAGTAAATCCGGGGTCATATAATTTTGAACGGTCATACTGCGGATGTGCCACCACATCACCGATAATCATCAGAGCCGTTTTGGTGATATTATTTTCTCTTGCTGTCTGTGCCAAAGTAGCAACCGTACAGACAAAGCTCTTTTCATCCTCCCATGTGGCACGATATACAATCGCTGCCGGTGTATCCGGTTCATAACCGCCTTCAATTAAACGCTTTGACAGCTCCTCCAGCATACCTGTACTTAAAAATACTACCATGGTTGCGTGATGCGCTGCAAAGGACTCAATACTTTCTTTTTCCGGAACAGGCGTTCTTCCTGCCATACGTGTAATAATGACACTCTGGGATACATTTGGCAGTGTATATTCCAGATTTAAAGCAGACGCCGCTCCGCAAAAAGAGCTGACGCCGGGACAATAAT
The DNA window shown above is from Blautia hansenii DSM 20583 and carries:
- a CDS encoding cobyrinate a,c-diamide synthase produces the protein MSTARFLLTAGASGSGKTLITCGILQALKNRGLQTASFKCGPDYIDPMFHTKVIGTKSRNLDTFFTTPDRTRYLLKRNLEDCDIAVMEGVMGYYDGVGGTTTRASAYDLAKVTQTPVVLIVNCKGMSVSILPFIQGFVNFMPDSNIKGVLLNQISSMLYPRVKEMIETKLGIKVYGYVPVVTDCVIESRHLGLVMPNEIQDFKEKLGKLAKRMEETIDFHGLIELGKSAPAISVEKETKEYFQSLKNQGEKIKIGLAKDEAFCFFYEDNLKLLEEMGAELIPFSPIHDKELPPDIQGLLLYGGYPELYGKALEENLSMREQIKEALSKGMPVLAECGGFIYLHDIFEDEKGVFRQGVGQIKGKVFNTGKLSRFGYIEASCKKPVFGRQLGMCPAHEFHYFDSTSCGADFYAKKPTGKRGWDCIHSTPTMTAGFPHFYYYGNPELPKAFLDCSRDFKKRQSGGLEK
- a CDS encoding bifunctional cobalt-precorrin-7 (C(5))-methyltransferase/cobalt-precorrin-6B (C(15))-methyltransferase, which codes for MCKVIVFAGTTEGRQLAQFLEKRQVPAHICVATEYGEQLLGENENLEISHERLNQEQIEELILKNNKPLVIDATHPYAAEVTKNIKAACENTGAEYLRVLRENQENADLGDYVYVETVEAAVDYLGKTTGNILATTGSKEAAKYTVLSDFENRVFLRVLSLPNVVEECSRLGFQGKNLLCMQGPFSKEFNIAMLRQLNCKYMVTKMSGKSGGFLEKLEAARACGCTLVVVGRPLKETGVSLQECKRILCRSFSLPSQAEISLVGIGMGNTDSLTKEAEKTIQEADLLIGASRMLESCEKKEQDIYVEYNSEKIASYIQEHPEYEKIAVVLSGDVGFHSGAKKLLAVLGNQVKVICGISSVAYFMSRIQKSWDDTVLTSNHGEEANLLSLIRQNKKVFSILGKNDSVSELAKKLLAYGMDEVVLYVGERLSYADEKIQKGTPETFADYEGDSLSVLYVENENYRQQSATHGIRDEEFLRDKVPMTKEEVRTVSLSKLRLFENSVCYDIGAGTGSVAIEMALRAYKGKVYAIEKKELAVELLKKNKEQFQADNLEIIEGLAPEAMKALEAPTHAFIGGSSGNMKEIMELLLEKNSKVRIVINCIALESVSEALECLKTLPVTDTEIVQMTVSKSKTVGRYHMMMGENPIYIISCTGNCQQRG
- the cobJ gene encoding precorrin-3B C(17)-methyltransferase, whose amino-acid sequence is MNKLYVVGIGPGAYEKMTIEAANALKNSDVIIGYTVYVDLVKEHFSGKEFLTTPMKKEVDRCVMAFEEAMKGKTVSMICSGDAGVYGMSGLMYEIGVKYPEVELEIIPGVTAATGGAAVLGAPLIHDFCLISLSDLLTPWEKIEARLLNAAKADFVICLYNPSSKKRHDYLQKACDLMMQHQSPETVCGIVGNIGRDGEHMQVMTLKELRDTKVDMFTTVFIGNSQTMNIQGKMVTPRGYKNV
- a CDS encoding cobalt-precorrin 5A hydrolase encodes the protein MKIAIISFSQSGYRLSEMLYWVLKERSYEVASYTKSKYTKKVLDESQLDEDSQDFRSVKQFAKPVDESIKEWTGRRFEDCDAIVFVGACGIAVRSIAPFVKSKKIDPAVVVVDEQGQFAISLLSGHIGGANELTEEIAEILRAQPVITTATDLNDKFAVDVFAKKNGCFISDMELAKEISAALLAGKEVGFVSDFPWLGEIPDELKLCQKEDEEKPEIGICVTTGYLEHPFVHTLYLIPRVITTGLGCKKGTDKETVESVVRRACDELLIPSVAMEQVASIDLKKEEAGILEYCKERKIPFITYTAEELQEVEGTYASSQFVENVTGVDNVCERAALLGSSKDGKGRLIQRKYAKDGVTVALAMKKWSVNFE
- the cobM gene encoding precorrin-4 C(11)-methyltransferase, with amino-acid sequence MIHFIGAGSGAADLITVRGKAFLEEADVLIYAGSLVNPQLLDYAKEDCVIYNSAKMTLEEVLEVMLQAEKDGKMTVRLHTGDPCLYGAIREQMDVLDEKGIAYDYCPGVSSFCGAASALNLEYTLPNVSQSVIITRMAGRTPVPEKESIESFAAHHATMVVFLSTGMLEELSKRLIEGGYEPDTPAAIVYRATWEDEKSFVCTVATLAQTARENNITKTALMIIGDVVAHPQYDRSKLYDPGFTTEFRKGTDL